One window of the Deinobacterium chartae genome contains the following:
- the galK gene encoding galactokinase, translating into MSHGKTFLEVYGHEPELTSKAPGRVNLLGEHTDYNGGYVLPTAIPQLTTVQVARGQGRHEVYSADLEEAYAFGDDGELDGFARYVGGCIRVLESEGFEVPPLRLWVASEVPMGAGLSSSAALEVAVLRAINDLLGLGLDGVRIAQLGQRAEIEHAGVQCGIMDQMASSLADAEHMLFLDTLTLERRVLPLPAGTEVLVVDSGVARSLAGSGYNERRAQCEEACALLGVKFLREVTDAAALEALPDLLKRRARHVVTENARVLEALSADAAEFGRLMNASHASLRDDYEVSVPPLDELVARLQERPEVYGARLTGAGFGGACVALVRAGTALEVGRSVLEGYEAAGHPGGRVVVPEPLRG; encoded by the coding sequence GTGAGCCACGGAAAAACCTTCCTCGAGGTTTACGGGCACGAGCCCGAACTCACCTCGAAAGCTCCCGGCCGGGTCAACCTGCTCGGCGAGCACACCGACTACAACGGCGGCTACGTGCTGCCCACCGCCATCCCCCAGCTCACCACCGTGCAAGTCGCGCGCGGACAGGGCCGCCACGAGGTGTACAGCGCTGACCTCGAGGAGGCCTACGCGTTCGGAGACGACGGTGAGCTGGACGGCTTCGCCCGCTACGTGGGCGGCTGCATCCGGGTGCTGGAGTCCGAGGGCTTCGAGGTTCCTCCGCTGCGGCTGTGGGTGGCCAGCGAGGTTCCGATGGGCGCAGGGCTTTCCAGCTCGGCGGCCCTCGAGGTGGCGGTCCTGCGGGCCATCAACGACCTGCTGGGCCTGGGGCTCGACGGGGTGCGCATCGCCCAGCTCGGGCAGCGCGCCGAGATCGAGCACGCCGGGGTGCAGTGCGGCATCATGGACCAGATGGCCTCGAGCCTCGCCGACGCCGAACACATGCTGTTTTTAGACACCCTGACCCTCGAGCGGCGCGTGCTGCCGCTGCCCGCCGGGACCGAGGTGCTGGTGGTGGACAGCGGCGTGGCCCGCAGCCTGGCCGGAAGCGGCTACAACGAACGCCGCGCCCAGTGCGAGGAGGCCTGCGCCCTGCTCGGGGTGAAGTTCTTGCGCGAGGTGACCGACGCGGCGGCGCTCGAGGCCCTGCCCGACCTGCTCAAGCGCCGCGCCCGCCACGTCGTGACCGAAAACGCCCGGGTGCTCGAGGCCCTCTCGGCCGACGCGGCCGAATTCGGTCGCCTGATGAACGCCTCGCATGCCAGCTTGCGCGACGACTACGAGGTCAGCGTGCCTCCGCTCGACGAGCTGGTGGCCCGCTTGCAGGAGCGGCCCGAGGTGTACGGCGCCCGCCTGACCGGGGCGGGCTTCGGCGGGGCCTGCGTCGCCCTGGTCCGTGCCGGAACGGCCCTCGAGGTCGGCCGCTCGGTCCTCGAGGGTTACGAGGCTGCTGGACACCCCGGGGGCCGGGTCGTGGTTCCCGAACCGCTTCGCGGCTGA